A single Gambusia affinis linkage group LG20, SWU_Gaff_1.0, whole genome shotgun sequence DNA region contains:
- the LOC122823043 gene encoding cytochrome c oxidase assembly protein COX11, mitochondrial has translation MLLPLLLRPSLSPRLTGCVRALHGSSQRTLLSQGEHLLRRRPASRLPTRNHSRKSRGQEEEWRTRNKTVLTYIAAAGVGMIGLSYASVPMYRLYCQATGLGGAAVAGHDTDQVETMKPVKERIIKVTFNADTHASIQWNFRPQQTEIYVVPGETALAFYRAKNPTDKPIIGISTYNVVPFDAGQYFNKIQCFCFEEQRLNPHEEVDMPVFFYIDPEFDDDPRMARVDTITLSYTFFEAKEGQQLPLPGYSYN, from the exons ATGTTGCTGCCTCTTCTGCTGCGTCCGTCCCTCTCGCCCCGGTTGACGGGATGCGTCCGGGCGCTTCACGGCAGCTCTCAGAGGACCCTGCTCTCCCAGGGTGAACACTTGCTTCGACGGCGGCCTGCGTCTCGCCTGCCGACGAGGAACCACAGTAGAAAATCGAGGGGTCAGGAGGAGGAGTGGAGAACCAGGAACAAGACAGTGCTGACATACATTGCTGCTGCCGGGGTGGGAATGATCGGGCTGTCCTATGCTTCTGTACCTATGTACCGCCTCTACTGCCAG GCGACGGGGCTAGGCGGCGCGGCTGTTGCCGGACACGACACAGATCAGGTGGAGACGATGAAACCGGTGAAGGAACGCATCATTAAGGTGACATTCAACGCCGACACGCACGCCAGCATCCAGTGGAACTTCAGACCTCAGCAGACTGAGATCTAC GTGGTTCCGGGCGAAACGGCGCTGGCCTTCTACAGAGCCAAGAACCCGACAGACAAACCCATCATCGGCATTTCCACCTACAACGTGGTGCCCTTTGATGCGGGACAGTACTTCAACAAAATCCAG TGTTTCTGCTTCGAGGAGCAGCGTCTCAATCCTCACGAGGAGGTCGACATGCCGGTCTTCTTCTACATCGACCCGGAGTTCGACGACGACCCGCGGATGGCTCGGGTCGACACCATCACGCTGTCCTACACCTTCTTCGAAGCGAAGGAGGGCCAGCAGCTGCCTCTGCCCGGGTACAGTTATAACTGA
- the rab40b gene encoding ras-related protein Rab-40B isoform X2 has translation MSHRTRTSPIRAYDFLLKFLLVGDSDVGKGEILESLQDGASESPYGYNLGIDYKTTTILLDGRRVKLQLWDTSGQGRFCTIFRSYSRGAQGVILVYDITNRWSFDGIDRWIKEIDEHAPGVPKILVGNRLHLAYKRQVTTEQAQVYAEKLGVTFFEVSPLCNFNITESFTELARIVLMRHGMERLWRPNKVLSLQDLCCRSIVSCTPVHLVDKLPLPHTLKSHLKSFSMANGLNARMMHGRSYSVTAAAAAAHHSAAKRSGGTLLKKPKLIRPPPLSPTSQGCRNSCKIS, from the exons ATGagccacagaaccagaaccagcccGATCCGAGCCTACGACTTCCTGCTGAAGTTCCTACTGGTGGGAGACAGCGACGTGGGGAAGGGGGAGATCCTGGAGAGCCTGCAGGACGGAGCGTCCGAGTCCCCGTACGGGTACAACCTGG GAATCGACTACAAGACGACGACCATCCTCCTGGACGGGAGGCGAGTCAAGCTGCAGCTCTG ggaTACATCCGGACAGGGTCGGTTCTGCACCATATTCAGGTCCTACTCCAGAGGAGCGCAG GGAGTAATCTTGGTGTACGACATCACCAACCGCTGGTCCTTCGATGGGATCGACAGGTGGATCAAAGAGATCGACGAG CATGCACCGGGAGTGCCCAAGATCCTGGTCGGGAACCGCCTCCACCTCGCCTACAAGCGTCAGGTGACTACGGAGCAGGCGCAGGTGTACGCCGAGAAGCTGGGCGTCACTTTCTTTGAGGTGAGCCCGCTCTGCAACTTCAACATCACCGAGTCGTTCACGGAGCTCGCCCGCATCGTCCTCATGAGGCACGGCATGGAGCGCCTGTGGAGGCCCAACAAAG TGCTGAGTCTTCAGGACCTCTGCTGCCGCTCCATTGTCTCCTGCACACCTGTTCACCTCGTGGACAAGCTGCCCCTACCCCACACCCTCAAGTCCCACCTCAAGTCCTTTTCCATGGCCAACGGTCTCAACGCTCGCATGATGCATGGACGCTCCTACTCCGtcaccgccgccgccgccgccgctcaCCACAGCGCTGCCAAGAGGAGTGGAGGGACGCTTCTTAAAAAGCCAAAACTCATCCGACCACCGCCGCTCAGCCCGACATCGCAGGGCTGCAGAAACAGCTGCAAAATATCCTAA
- the LOC122823040 gene encoding chromobox protein homolog 2-like: protein MEGVTVGQVFDAECILSKRQRKGKFEYLVKWRGWSSKHNSWEPEENILDPRLLAAFHKREQERELLFQKKGKRPRGRPRKILPPPTDTKDSHSSSSSFGLSSEPSSSSEEDDDDHVKKAKQSPRIHPVPQKRPQILLAKADPPRKKRGRKPLHPDLKALRQGKSLPSPPRHHQPIRSPRDEPRPGVKKPLQPASFTYPGLSRSSREEGPSSFSQSSTSKPGSLNCVWSGRSLSASSSHNKGSPSQKPSELRRAVSETGSVRADAFKGSAQKPAPLGLHSSFGGHPIAVQRPPLTHRRHDSVGGHAGLVQHKQQNSSFSKQSPSPTPRERSSQALNLRALNLQSVGKLPGSGSLQGGSRSTGVSKGTTAGGQRSGPGAAEPGRSRTQPAGGSRQEEHKHGSSSQNRNLNELSTGDSDDTSSSESEHDPSSFPGDSRPSVSGNTAESDTETDWRPARSLMEHVFVTDVTANFITVTVKESPTSVGFFNSRNH from the exons ATGGAGGGGGTGACGGTGGGCCAGGTATTCGATGCTGAGTGTATCCTCAGCAAACGGCAGAGGAAG gGAAAGTTCGAGTATCTGGTGAAGTGGAGAGGCTGGTCTTCCAA gcACAACAGCTGGGAGCCTGAAGAGAACATTCTGGACCCGAGGTTGCTGGCAGCTTTTCATAAGAG AGAACAAGAACGGGAACTTCTGTTTCAGAAGAAAGGAAAACGGCCCAGAGGACGACCCAGGAAAATCCTG CCTCCACCTACTGACACCAAGGACAGCcattcctcttcctcttccttcgGCCTCTCATCCGagccctcctcttcctccgagGAGGATGACGACGATCATGTGAAGAAGGCCAAGCAAAGTCCTCGTATCCACCCCGTACCCCAGAAGCGGCCTCAGATCCTGTTGGCTAAGGCCGATCCGCCACGTAAGAAACGTGGGAGGAAGCCACTGCACCCGGATCTGAAGGCACTGCGGCAGGGAAAGAGTCTTCCTTCTCCTCCACGCCACCACCAGCCAATTAGGTCGCCCAGAGATGAGCCGCGGCCCGGTGTGAAGAAGCCCCTGCAGCCGGCCAGCTTCACCTACCCTGGGCTGAGCCGGAGCTCCAGAGAGGAAGgcccctcctccttctctcaaAGCTCCACTTCCAAACCCGGATCCCTTAACTGTGTCTGGTCCGGCCGCTCCCTGTCCGCCTCGTCCTCCCACAACAAAGGCAGTCCGTCACAGAAGCCGTCTGAACTGCGACGTGCCGTCTCCGAAACAGGAAGTGTCAGAGCGGACGCCTTTAAAGGATCTGCTCAGAAACCAGCGCCTCTCGGTCTGCACAGCAGCTTCGGAGGACATCCGATAGCGGTGCAACGCCCCCCGCTGACCCACAGAAGGCATGACAGCGTGGGCGGTCATGCTGGCTTGgttcaacacaaacagcagaactCCAGTTTCTCCAAACAGTCACCTTCACCGACGCCCAGAGAGCGGAGCAGCCAGGCGTTGAATCTACGGGCGCTCAACCTGCAGAGTGTCGGTAAGCTTCCGGGAAGTGGCAGTTTGCAAGGGGGTTCACGCAGCACCGGCGTCAGCAAAGGAACCACAGCCGGTGGGCAACGCTCTGGGCCCGGTGCCGCAGAACCTGGCCGGAGCAGAACGCAACCCGCAGGAGGCAGCAGGCAGGAGGAGCACAAACACGGGTCTAGCTCTCAGAACCGCAACCTGAACGAGCTCAGCACCGGCGATTCGGACGATACCAGCAGCAGCGAGTCGGAACACGACCCCTCATCGTTTCCCGGCGACTCGAGGCCGAGCGTCAGCGGCAACACCGCCGAGTCGGACACGGAAACGGACTGGAGGCCGGCAAGGAGCCTCATGGAGCATGTCTTTGTAACTGACGTCACGGCCAACTTCATCACGGTGACTGTGAAGGAGTCGCCAACCAGCGTGGGATTTTTCAACTCCCGGAAtcactaa
- the nog3 gene encoding noggin-3 translates to MDPSRWLLLFFSLALWIQDGMCQHLNHFIRPIPSDSLPVEVLKEEPDPQLDPKEKDLNGTELRSLLGSHFNPDFMSVSPPEDLYEDDPDQSPKLTGPMPKEIRALELEVLFGKKQKANRKLRRMLWAYTLCPVVYAWTELGWRFWPRYLKVGSCYSKRSCSVPEGMTCKPAKATHLTFLRWHCPQKKVPQRCAWIHIQYPVVSECKCSCPN, encoded by the coding sequence ATGGATCCCTCCCGCTGGCtcctgctttttttctctctggcGCTCTGGATCCAGGACGGGATGTGCCAACACCTGAACCACTTCATCCGCCCCATCCCCAGCGACTCTCTGCCCGTGGAGGTCCTGAAGGAGGAACCGGACCCGCAGCTGGACCCGAAGGAGAAGGACCTGAACGGGACGGAGCTCCGGAGCCTCCTGGGGAGCCACTTCAACCCGGACTTCATGTCCGTGTCCCCGCCGGAGGACCTCTACGAGGACGACCCGGATCAGAGCCCGAAGCTCACCGGACCGATGCCGAAAGAGATCCGAGCCCTGGAGCTGGAGGTGCTGTTCGGCAAGAAGCAGAAGGCGAACCGGAAGCTGCGCAGGATGCTCTGGGCCTACACGCTGTGTCCGGTGGTTTACGCGTGGACCGAACTGGGCTGGCGATTCTGGCCGCGCTACCTGAAGGTGGGCAGCTGCTACAGCAAGCGGTCCTGCTCGGTTCCGGAGGGGATGACGTGCAAACCGGCCAAAGCGACTCACTTGACTTTCCTGAGGTGGCACTGCCCGCAGAAAAAGGTTCCGCAGAGGTGCGCCTGGATCCACATCCAGTACCCGGTCGTGTCCGAGTGCAAGTGCTCCTGTCCGAACTGA
- the rab40b gene encoding ras-related protein Rab-40B isoform X1 codes for MSHRTRTSPIRAYDFLLKFLLVGDSDVGKGEILESLQDGASESPYGYNLGIDYKTTTILLDGRRVKLQLWDTSGQGRFCTIFRSYSRGAQGVILVYDITNRWSFDGIDRWIKEIDEVGRRAVWCEFMIPVKNPTHVPSAPSFYTQHAPGVPKILVGNRLHLAYKRQVTTEQAQVYAEKLGVTFFEVSPLCNFNITESFTELARIVLMRHGMERLWRPNKVLSLQDLCCRSIVSCTPVHLVDKLPLPHTLKSHLKSFSMANGLNARMMHGRSYSVTAAAAAAHHSAAKRSGGTLLKKPKLIRPPPLSPTSQGCRNSCKIS; via the exons ATGagccacagaaccagaaccagcccGATCCGAGCCTACGACTTCCTGCTGAAGTTCCTACTGGTGGGAGACAGCGACGTGGGGAAGGGGGAGATCCTGGAGAGCCTGCAGGACGGAGCGTCCGAGTCCCCGTACGGGTACAACCTGG GAATCGACTACAAGACGACGACCATCCTCCTGGACGGGAGGCGAGTCAAGCTGCAGCTCTG ggaTACATCCGGACAGGGTCGGTTCTGCACCATATTCAGGTCCTACTCCAGAGGAGCGCAG GGAGTAATCTTGGTGTACGACATCACCAACCGCTGGTCCTTCGATGGGATCGACAGGTGGATCAAAGAGATCGACGAGGTCGGAAGGCGCGCGGTTTGGTGCGAATTCATGATTCCGGTTAAAAATCCCACACATGTTCCAAGTGCTCCCTCTTTTTATACCCAGCATGCACCGGGAGTGCCCAAGATCCTGGTCGGGAACCGCCTCCACCTCGCCTACAAGCGTCAGGTGACTACGGAGCAGGCGCAGGTGTACGCCGAGAAGCTGGGCGTCACTTTCTTTGAGGTGAGCCCGCTCTGCAACTTCAACATCACCGAGTCGTTCACGGAGCTCGCCCGCATCGTCCTCATGAGGCACGGCATGGAGCGCCTGTGGAGGCCCAACAAAG TGCTGAGTCTTCAGGACCTCTGCTGCCGCTCCATTGTCTCCTGCACACCTGTTCACCTCGTGGACAAGCTGCCCCTACCCCACACCCTCAAGTCCCACCTCAAGTCCTTTTCCATGGCCAACGGTCTCAACGCTCGCATGATGCATGGACGCTCCTACTCCGtcaccgccgccgccgccgccgctcaCCACAGCGCTGCCAAGAGGAGTGGAGGGACGCTTCTTAAAAAGCCAAAACTCATCCGACCACCGCCGCTCAGCCCGACATCGCAGGGCTGCAGAAACAGCTGCAAAATATCCTAA